A part of Carassius carassius chromosome 32, fCarCar2.1, whole genome shotgun sequence genomic DNA contains:
- the LOC132113281 gene encoding palmitoyltransferase ZDHHC22-like, with translation MLFRMVKLRLLNTIAPAYFYTATVVTFILHLLLFMPTVFRSPDLALNLTMLVHIAVFLFLMGNALGNYTMTIWYPSESANETAIPVCSPDCPDRIDAHYLLNGRHFCKVCKKVILKRDHHCFFTGNCIGNRNMRYFIMFSIYTSCCCLYSLVIGVAYLTMEYSVSFENPLTFLTLLPLSTGYFFLGFISGLQFFLVIMLYVWLGIGLVSAGFCCQQLLLVARGQTWCELQKGQLSESHGTWRANLTDVFGSRWALGLFLPVQTVETVPGNWQVYHDHKHD, from the exons ATGTTGTTCAGGATGGTAAAACTCAGACTACTCAACACGATTGCACCTGCATACTTCTATACTGCAACCGTGGTCACATtcatcctccacctcctcctcttcATGCCCACTGTTTTCCGAAGTCCAGATTTGGCGCTAAATCTCACCATGCTGGTCCACATCGCTGTCTTTCTCTTCCTCATGGGGAACGCATTGGGTAATTACACGATGACTATATGGTACCCATCTGAGAGTGCCAACGAGACAGCAATTCCAGTCTGTTCCCCCGACTGCCCGGACCGAATTGACGCCCACTACCTCCTGAATGGACGCCACTTCTGTAAAGTGTGTAAGAAAGTGATTCTAAAACGGGATCACCACTGCTTTTTCACAGGAAACTGTATTGGGAATAGGAACATGCGCTACTTTATTATGTTCAGCATCTATACGTCCTGCTGTTGTCTGTATTCGTTGGTAATCGGGGTGGCGTATCTTACCATGGAATACTCCGTTTCCTTTGAGAACCCACTGACGTTCCTCACGCTCCTACCGCTCTCGACAGGTTACTTCTTCCTAG GTTTTATTTCAGGTCTCCAGTTCTTTCTGGTTATAATGCTGTACGTCTGGCTGGGTATCGGACTGGTTAGCGCCGGTTTCTGCTGTCAGCAGCTTCTACTAGTAGCCCGAGGGCAGACCTGGTGCGAGTTGCAGAAAGGGCAGCTGTCAGAGAGTCATGGGACCTGGCGTGCCAACCTGACTGATGTTTTCGGTTCCCGTTGGGCTCTAGGCCTTTTCCTGCCAGTTCAGACTGTTGAGACCGTACCTGGGAACTGGCAGGTCTACCATGATCACAAACATGACTGA